From a region of the Betta splendens chromosome 5, fBetSpl5.4, whole genome shotgun sequence genome:
- the si:dkey-202e22.2 gene encoding netrin-4, with protein sequence MSACRTLAALSWLMLLVTRGGAVSRCEGRACSPPIGNLATGRTLHTLSGCCGGSSHRHGLCPHPPPMPHLCPKNTHPPTHMADDPLQHPETWPEPDGGTAARAKYDEIRLDLETKFCLSYVVLVFRAPRPAAMAIERSVDHGATWEPLKLFAQNCSAEFGLPDDFSQPGSLCSSRYTSATPCRGGEVILRTLDPGAADTPDPYSPEGLTRLTLTNLRIRLLKAQACPGSTTPPGAGPHPTDTAPPSLPAAEHSASPYAISTLLARGTCLCHGHAELCVPANSGPDTAHSNVVSGRCLCAHHTAGNHCETCAPLYNDRPWRPANGSSGESNPCQKCECHGHADSCHFSLKAWLSSGGTSGGVCDDCRHNTAGRRCHRCRHGYRRDPSLLPNSPHSCSRCWCDPQGSLPSRPGEEGPWCHPRSGRCQCKPGVGGPSCGRCLPGYWGFGDEGCQHCACPHGCDPATGRCLDSYTNNQVFNVPIGGKVPDLDMFPVEENVKWSKELAISSQHYTGQCSCKEKRPRSVADLCKTKYDYVIRASVLSAHDKGSHAEVLVNVHRILRSGRAALYLGSISIYPLSWTSRGCTCPILNPGKQYLLAGTEEAGTGRLLVTMQSLVVPWTPRLGLLLEGLRSRCLWSKG encoded by the exons ATGAGCGCGTGCCGGACGCTGGCGGCGCTCAGCtggctgatgctgctggtgacGCGCGGCGGTGCAG TTTCCAGATGTGAGGGCCGCGCCTGTAGCCCCCCCATAGGGAACCTGGCCACTGGCAGGACCCTCCACACGCTTTCAGGCTGCTGTGGCGGCAGCTCCCACCGACACGGCCTGTGCCCCCATCCCCCTCCGATGCCCCACCTCTGCCCTAAgaacacccacccacccactcacATGGCCGACGACCCGCTCCAGCATccggagacgtggccggagccggacggAGGTACCGCCGCGCGGGCAAAGTATGACGAGATCCGCTTGGACCTGGAAACCAAGTTCTGTCTGTCCTATGTGGTGTTGGTGTTCAGGGCGCCCCGGCCTGCCGCCATGGCCATCGAACGCTCAGTCGACCACGGAGCCACCTGGGAGCCCCTCAAGCTCTTTGCGCAGAACTGCAGCGCGGAGTTTGGTTTGCCTGATGATTTTAGCCAGCCGGGCTCCTTGTGCTCTTCCCGCTACACGAGCGCGACACCCTGCCGGGGGGGAGAG GTGATATTACGGACGCTAGACCCTGGCGCCGCCGACACACCGGACCCTTACTCTCCAGAGGgcctcacccgcctcacccTCACGAACCTCCGCATCAGACTCTTAAAAGCTCAGGCCTGTCCAGGATCCACAACCCCCCCCGGAGCGGGACCCCACCCCACAGATACAGCTCCACCATCACTACCCGCTGCAGAACACTCGGCTTCACCTTATGCTATTTCCACTTTACTGGCCAGAGGGACCTGCCTGTGCCACGGCCACGCTGAGCTGTGCGTGCCAGCCAACAGCGGCCCAGACACAGCACACAGCAACGTG GTGTCTGGTAGGTGTCTGTGTGCCCACCACACGGCCGGAAATCACTGCGAGACGTGTGCCCCGCTCTACAACGACCGTCCCTGGAGACCGGCCAACGGCAGCAGCGGGGAGTCCAACCCGTGCCAGA AGTGTGAATGCCACGGCCACGCAGATAGCTGTCACTTCTCCCTGAAAGCGTGGCTTTCCTCTGGCGGCACCAGCGGCGGCGTTTGCGACGACTGCCGGCACAATACCGCCGGGCGCAGGTGCCATCGCTGTCGCCACGGCTACCGCCGCGACCCATCCCTGCTGCCGAATTCCCCTCACAGCTGCTCCC GCTGCTGGTGCGATCCACAAGGCTCTTTGCCTTCACGTCCTGGAGAGGAGGGTCCGTGGTGCCATCCCAGAAGTGGCCGATGTCAGTGCAAACCTGGTGTGGGGGGACCAAGCTGTGGTCGCTGCCTTCCTGGCTACTGGGGCTTTGGAGATGAAGGGTGCCAACACTGTGCGTGCCCTCACGGCTGTGATCCAGCCACTGGCCGATGCCTGGACAG CTATACAAATAACCAGGTCTTCAACGTGCCCATTGGTGGAAAAGTCCCTGATCTGGACATGTTTCCAGTTGAAGAAAATGTAAAGTGGTCCAAGGAGCTCGCTATCTCCTCCCAACATTACACAG GCCAATGCAGCTGTAAGGAGAAGAGACCGAGGAGTGTAGCGGACCTCTGTAAGACCAAATATGATTACG TGATCAGGGCCAGTGTTCTATCTGCTCACGACAAAGGCAGCCATGCAGAAGTGCTGGTCAACGTTCACAGGATCCTCCGATCAGGCCGAGCGGCGCTGTACCTGGGGTCTATTAGCATCTATCCTCTGTCCTGGACCAGCCGTGGTTGCACCTGTCCTATACTAAACCCAG GCAAGCAGTACCTGCTGGCAGGCACAGAAGAGGCTGGAACGGGCCGTCTGCTGGTCACAATGCAAAGTTTAGTGGTCCCATGGACCCCGAGGCTGGGCCTTCTGTTGGAGGGCCTGAGGAGCAGATGTCTGTGGTCTAAAGGGTGA
- the chchd4a gene encoding mitochondrial intermembrane space import and assembly protein 40: protein MSYCREEGKDRIIFVTKEDHEAPSNAELIADDPDDPYEEQGLILPNGDINWNCPCLGGMASGPCGSQFKEAFSCFHYSKEEVKGSECIDHFRNMQECMQRYPELYPQEEDKDESNPDSVSAAPAESSALSAHTDSTPASDSVSPTDSQTTS, encoded by the exons ATGTCGTACTGCAGAGAAGAGG GTAAGGATCGCATCATCTTCGTGACAAAGGAAGACCACGAAGCCCCGAGCAACGCTGAGCTGATCGCAGATGACCCCGATGATCCTTATGAAGAGCAGG GCCTGATCCTGCCAAATGGAGACATCAACTGGAACTGCCCATGCCTGGGTGGCATGGCCAGCGGTCCGTGTGGTTCACAGTTTAAAGAAGCATTCTCCTGCTTCCACTACAGTAAAGAAGAAGTGAAGGGCTCTGAGTGCATTGACCACTTCCGTAACATGCAGGAGTGCATGCAGAGGTACCCTGAGCTATATCCCCAGGAGGAAGATAAAGACGAGTCCAACCCTGATTCTGTCTCGGCTGCCCCGGCCGAGAGCTCTGCCTTATCTGCTCACACTGACTCTACCCCAGCCAGTGACAGTGTGTCACCTACAGACAGCCAGACTACCAGCTAA